In Candidatus Accumulibacter cognatus, the genomic window GAATTCGCGGAGCCTGTTCCGTGCTCATCGAGCGATTCCGGCGTACCAGCCGGAATGCGGAGGGAAACGGTCATGATTATCATGATCGGGGAGTGTCTGAAGTAGCCATGACCGTTAGGAGAAGCATCGATGGGTTACAACTGGAACTGGGGAATCTTTCTGCAGCCGACGGCAACGGGTGACGATACCTATCTCGGCTGGATGTTCTACGGCTTCAAGATGACCATCGCCCTGTCGCTGTCGGCCTGGCTGATCGCGCTGGCGCTTGGCGCTGTGGTCGGCGTCCTGCGGACGGTCCCGAACAAGTGGCTGTCGGGGCTGGCCACGGCCTACGTCGAAATTTTTCGCAACATCCCGCTGCTGGTGCAACTCTTCCTCTGGTATTTCGTGATGCCCGAGCTGCTGCCCGAGGCCCTCGGCAACGCCTTCAAGCAGACCAACCCGATCATGCAGCAGTTTCTTGCCTCGATGGTCTGCCTGGCGCTGTTCACCAGCGCGCGCGTCGCTGAACAGGTGCGTTCGGGGATCAATTCGCTGCCGCCGGGACAGAAAAACGCCGGCTTGGCGATGGGCTTCACCTTGCCGCAGACTTATCGCTATGTGATGTTGCCGATGGCGGTGCGTTTGATCGTGCCGCCGCTGACCTCGGAGTTTCTGAACATTTTCAAGAACTCGGCCGTATGTTCGACAATCGGCCTGCTGGAACTGGCCGCCCAGGGCCGGCAACTGGTGGATTACACGGCGCAGCCCTACGAGTCGTTCATCGCGGTGACGATCGCCTACCTGCTGATCAATGTGGTGGTGATGTTCGGCATGCGCTGGGTGGAAGAGCATGTGCGCGTCCCCGGCTATCTTGGAGGCAAGTGAGATGCATGAATTCGACTGGTCTTCGATTCCCAATGCGCTGCCTTTTCTCTGGGAGGGCATGAAGATTTCCCTCAAGATCACGGTCAGCGCGGTGATTTTCGGGATTGTCTGGGGCACCCTGCTGGCACTGATGCGCCTCTCGCCGGTCAAGCCGCTGTCATGGTTCGCGGCTGGCTACGTGAATCTTTTCCGGGCCATTCCGCTGGTCATGGTGTTGTTGTGGTTTTTTCTGATCGTGCCGCATCTGCTGGAAAGCCTCTTCGGCTTCCCGCGTGGTTCGGACATGCGCCTTTCCTCGGCGATTGCCGGTTTTGCGCTGTTCGAGGCGGCTTACTACTCGGAGATCATTCGTGCCGGTATCCAGTCGGTTCCGAAAGGCCAGATGGGTGCCGCCAGCGCGCTCGGCATGACCTACGGCCAGGCGATGCGCCTGGTGGTGCTGCCGCAGGCTTTCCGCAACATGGTTCCCCTGCTGCTGACACAGGGAATCATCCTCTTCCAGGACACCTCGCTGGTCTATGTTTCAGCCTTGGCCGACTTCTTCGGCGCCGCCTACAAGGTTGGTGACCGTGACGGGCGCCTGGTCGAGTTGCTGCTCTTTGCCGGTGCTGTTTATTTCGTGATCTGCTTCACCGCGTCGCGAATCGTTCGCTACTACCAGAACAAGCTGAAGACGGCCTGATGCCGCTTGCAGCCATGAATCGAGGAGACTTTCGTGATTACGATGAACAAGGTGAGCAAGCATTACGGTTCCTTCCATGTCCTCTCTGACTGCACGACGCAGGTGCACAAGGGCGAAGTCATCGTCGTCTGTGGCCCGTCTGGTTCGGGCAAGTCGACACTGATCAAGTGTGTCAATGGCCTCGAACCCTTTCAGAGTGGCGAAATCATCGTCAATGGCGTGTCCGTCGGCGATCCGAAAACCAACCTTGCCAAGCTGCGCTCGACGGTGGGCATGGTTTTCCAGAATTTCGAACTCTTTCCGCACATGAGTATCATCGATAACCTGGCCATTGCCCAGACCAAGGTGCTCGGGCGTACCCAGGAGCTGGCGCGCGAGAAGGGTTTCAAGTTGCTCGATCGGGTCGGCCTGCGTGCGCAGGCGGAGAAATATCCGGGCCAGCTTTCCGGTGGGCAGCAGCAGCGTGTGGCGATTGCCAGAGCGCTGGCCATGGACCCGATCTGCATGCTCTTCGACGAACCGACTTCGGCGCTCGATCCGGAAATGGTCAACGAAGTGCTTGACGTGATGACCGAGCTGGCACAGGAGGGAATGACCATGATGTGCGTCACGCACGAGATGGGCTTTGCCAAACGCGTCGCCAACCGGGTGATCTTCATGGATCAGGGCCGTATCGTCGAGGACGACAGCAAGGAGGCTTTTTTCGAACACGCTCGTTCGGAGCGAGCACAACAGTTTTTGGCCAAGATTCTGCACCATTGAGTACCGTCTGACTCAGGGCCTGCCTGGAGTGGTGCAGGCGTCAGTGGCCAGCAAGGCGATACCCGATCGATTCGAGAGAAGGAGAACGGCATGGCACTGATCAGCGAGTCTACCCACAACCTGCGCCGCAATCTGCGCGAAATCGCCGAGCAGCAGCACCTTTCGGCGCGCATCGGCGAATTCCTCGATGGCTACTTCGTCGATGTGGAATTGGGCAGCGCCACGGACGCGAGTCCCGAAGAGCTTCTCGGGGCGGCTGTCCAGCATTTCCGGTTGGGCGAGGTGCGCGCGCCGAAACAAGCCACGGCCGCTCTCTATACTCCGGATTTTGACCGGCATGGCTGGCACTCTCCGCATACCGTGATCGATGTCGTCACCGACGACATGCCGTTTCTGGTCGATTCGATCACCATGCTGGTGTACCACCATGGACTGGTGATCCATCGTTTGCTGCATCCACTGCTGGGCGCCGAGCGCGATGTCGATGGCAGGCTGCAGGCCACGCGGCCGCGTGGCGCTGCCGGCAGTCGGCCGGAGTCCTGGATCCACCTCGAGATCGATCGCATTGGCGAGGCCGGACTGATCGATACCCTGCATCAGGAAATTCTGGGCGTGCTCGCCGACGTGCGCGCGGCCGTCGAAGATGGCCCGAAGATGCACGAGCGCATGCGCGAAGCACACACCGAGATGACAGCCGTGACGCTTGCCGAGGCCGACGAAGCTGCGGCGTATCTGGCCTGGATCGCCGCCAACAATTTTGTCTTTCTCGGTTATGCCGATTACCAGGTGGCCGTCGGCGACAGCAAACTCGCGCGCGTTGCCGGCAGCGGACTCGGTATTCTCCGAAGCGCCGATCATCCCCGCTTTGGCCATTGCCTGGCGGGAATTCCCGGCGCCGTCGCGGAACTGGCCAGAGATCCCCTGCCCGTAATTCTGGTCAAGGCGGATGCGCGCTCGACGGTTCATCGCTCGGCCTACCTTGATTTCATTGCCGCCAAGCGTTATGACGCCGATGGCAATATCGTCGGATTACGTGCTTTCGTCGGCCTCTACACGGCGCACGTCTACCATGTGGCGGCAACCGATGCACCGCTGCTGCGACGCAAGATTGCCGCTGTACGGGAAGATCTCGGCTTCCTGCCTCGCAGCCATCGCGACAAGACCCTGCTCAATGTCCTTGAAACCTATCCGCGTGACGAGTTGATCGAAATCGCTCACCAGGATCTGGTCCGTATCGCTAGCGGCATCGTCTCATTACACGAGCGCGAACAGGTGCGCATCTTTCTGCGCGACGACGCCTGGGGGCGCTATGTTTCGGCGATCGTTTATATGCCGCGCGACCGTTTCGACACCACCATCCGTGAGCGCATCTCTGCGCTCCTTCATGAAAGCCTCGCTGCCGAGCGCGTCGACTATTTTGTCATGCTCGGCGAGTCGCGGCTGGCTCGTCTGCATTTCATCGCCCGTACGCCGGTCGGTACCAACTACCGCTACGATGCCGACGCGATCGAAAGGCAGGTGGCGCGCATCGTGCGCGGCTGGGCCGAAGAACTGAAACAGAATCTCGTCGGGCACTATGGCGAGGAGCGCGGCAACAGCCTGTTGCGTCGCTATTCGCTGGAACTGCCGCTATCGTACCAGGAGCGGGTCACACCGGCTTCCGCGGTGTCCGACCTCGAGCGACTGGAAGCCGCCGAGCAGAGTGGCCGTGTCGAAGTGAAGCTGAGCGCAGCCCAGGGCGACGATGGCTCACACCAGCACCTGAAACTGTTCCGTCGCGGCAGGCCGCGACCGCTGTCGGCGATTCTGCCGGTCTTGGAGAACATGGGACTGACGGTACTCTCCGAACAGCCGTTCAGCCTGCCCAGAAGCGACCTGCACATTGCCGACTTCGCAGTGCGCCTGCCGCAGGCTGCGGCACTGGATGACGAAACGACCCGGCGATCCTTCATCGACCTGCTCGAGAACCTGTTCCGCGACCAGGCCGAGAACGACGGTTTCAATCGCCTGGTCCTGCTGGCGGGTCTCGACGGGCGGCAGATCAGCATCCTGCGTGCCTACAGCCGTTACCTGCGGCAAGCCGGTTTGCCGTTCAGCCAGACCTATGTGCAGCGCTGTCTGGCGACGCATTTCCGGATAACGCGGGCGCTGGTCGACCTGTTCGAGGCACTCTTTTCTCCGGCAGCAGACGAGGCACGTGCCAGGGCGTTTTCCGATGAAGTCAGCACGGCCTTGTTGCAAGTCAGCAATCCTGATGATGATCGCATTCTTTCTGCGCTGCAGACGGTCATTGAGGCAACGCTGCGGACGAACGCCTATCAATCGGGTCATGACGGCCAGCCCAAGAGTTACCTGTCTTTCAAGTTCTCGTCAAGAGACATCCCTTTTCTGCCCGCGCCGGCGCCGCTCTACGAAATCTTCGTCTACAACGAGCGGGTCGAGGGCGTGCACCTGCGCGGTGCGCGGGTGGCGCGCGGAGGCCTGCGCTGGTCCGACCGCATGGAAGACTTCCGCACCGAGGTGCTCGGTCTGGTCAAGGCGCAGATGGTGAAGAATGCAGTGATCGTTCCGCTGGGGTCGAAAGGGGGGTTCGTCTGCAAACGCCTGCCGGCGGCTGGCGAACGGGAAGCCTTGCAGGCCGAGGGAATTGCCTGTTATTCGACCTTCATCCGTGGCCTGCTCGACCTGACCGACAACCTGGTCGACGGTCAGGTCGTGCCGCCGAATGGCGTGCGCCGTCGCGATGGCGACGACCCCTATCTGGTCGTCGCTGCCGACAAGGGGACTGCAACCTTCTCGGACATCGCCAACAGCATTGCCATCGAGTATGGCTTCTGGCTTGGTGATGCCTTTGCCTCGGGCGGCTCGGTCGGTTACGACCACAAGAAAATGGCCATCACCGCCCGAGGTGCATGGGAAGCTATCAAGCGGCACTTCCGGGAAATCGGTCTGGATACGCAGACGCAGCCGTTCACCGTCGTTGGGATTGGCGACATGTCCGGCGACGTTTTCGGTAATGGCATGTTGCTCTCTTCAGAAATCCGGCTGCTGGCCGCCTTCGATCACCGGCATATCTTCCTCGACCCGAACCCGGACCCAGCGCGCAGCTTTGCCGAGCGGCAACGTCTCTTTGCGCTGCCGCGGTCTTCGTGGGCGGACTACGATCCGGCGCTGATTTCCGAGGGCGGCGGCGTGTGGTCGCGAACGGCCAAGTCGATCCCGTTGTCACCCGAGCTGCGCGCGTGGCTGGGCAGCACTGCCAGCCAGATGACTCCCCCCGAACTGATCAAGGCCCTGCTGCAGGCGCCGGTGGACCTGCTCTATAACGGTGGCATCGGAACCTACGTCAAGGCCAGCTCCCAGAGCCATCAGGAAGCCAATGATCGCGGCAACGACATTCTGCGGGTCGACGCTAGCCAGCTCAAGGCACGGGTAATCGGCGAAGGCGGCAACCTCGGCTTGACGCAGAAGGGGCGCATCGAGTTTGCGCTCAATGGCGGCCGGATATTCACCGACGCAATCGACAACTCGGCCGGTGTCGATTGCTCCGACCACGAGGTCAACATCAAGATCCTGCTGGCCGGGCTGATCAGGCGTGGCGACATGACCGGCAAGCAGCGTGACGCGCTGCTCGCCTCGATGACCGACGCGGTCGCGTCACTGGTCCTTGCCGACAACTATCAGCAGACGCAGGCGATTGCCCTCGAAGCGGCAGCCGGAGCAAGTCTGATCGAGGTGCATGGCCGTTTGATTCGCCACCTGGAGGCCCGCGGTTCCCTGCACCGCGGCATCGAATTCTTGCCCGACGATAAGGGCCTTGCCGAACGCGCGCAGCAGAAGCGCGGCCTGACCGCACCGGAGATCGCGGTGCTCCTGGCCTATGCCAAGATAGCGCTCAAGGAAATCCTCCTGGCGTCGAGTCTGCCCGACAGCGAAGACATGCATCAATTGCTGGTAGCCTACTTCCCTGCACCCCTGCTCGTACGTTGCCGAGAACTGCTGCCTGCGCATCCTCTAAGGCGCGACATCATCGCCACGCAACTCGTCAATCGTCTGGTGAATCGCATGGGAACGACCTTTGTTTTGCAGCTCGGTGACGAAACCGGCGCCTCGGCGGCGCAGGTGGCAGGTGCGTGGTATGCCGCCAGCAGCGTGCTCGACGCCGAAACGCTGTGGCAGGAGATCGAGTCGCTGGATCTGATCATCGACGCCACCCGGCAACTGGCGTTGATGACCGGGTTGCGGGCGATGCTGGCGGCGGCGACGCAGCTGGTACTGACGCAGCATCTGCGAGGTACTCGCATTGCCCAGTTGATGACCGAATACGGCAGTGCCGTCGTCGCAACCATCGACCGCATTCGTCAGGGCAGAAACGGTGCAGTTGCCATCACCGCGTTGATCGACGAGCGTGCTACGATCGTGGCAGCGTTCGAGCGGGTGAATCTGACGCGCGCCTGTGGCTACCCGTTGGACGACGTGACTGAAGCACTCGCCGTTCTCGAAGGGCAAATCGATCTGGACTGGCTGGCCGCTGCCGTCTCCCACCTGCCAGCCGGAAACCGCTGGCAGGCGAGGGCCCGCGCGCAGCTCGGCGGCGAGCTGGCCAGTCTTCGGCAGCACCTCCTGCGACAGTTTCTCGGCGGCAGCCTGCCGGCCACCACGGAAGCCAGCTCGGTACTCAATGAACTGAAGGGCAATGAGCCACAGGATCTGGCGATGCTTTCGGCGGGACTGGCGGAGATCAGGCGGCTGCTCGTCGTCTGAAGCGGTTGGCGGGCAGGAAACACAGCAATCCAGCCTGCCGGTACTGCCGTCCGACATGGCTGCAAACCGCGCCAGTACGATAACATACGCACAAGCACAACAGTTCCAATCCATTGCCGCCTGCATGACCTCCTTTGCCCAATTTCATCATCGGTTCGGCCAGACATGAAAATTGCCTCGTGGAATGTCAACTCACTCAAGGTCCGCCTGCCGCAACTGCTCGCATGGCTGGCAGACCAGCAACCAGACGTTGTTTGCCTGCAGGAAACCAAACTTCAGGACCAGGACTTCCCGAGTCAGGAAATCGCAGCCCTGGGCTATCAGGCCGTTTTCTCTGGACAGAAAACGTACAACGGTGTTGCCCTGCTGACGCGAGAAACGCCGACGGATATCGTTGTCGGCAATCCGCTCTACCCAGATGAGCAGAAACGCCTGCTGGCTTTGACAGTCAGCGGCATCAGCGTGGTTTGCGCCTACGTCCCGAATGGACAAGCCGTTGGCAGTGACAAGTATGCTTACAAGCTAGAGTGGCTGGATGCCCTCGCCAAATGGATCTCCGAAAAACTCGACACCAATCCTCAACTGATCCTGGCCGGCGATTTCAACATTGCACCGGATGACCGGGACGTATACGACCCGGTGGCCTGGGCCGGGCAGATCCTGTGTTCGGAGCCTGAACGTGCCGCTTTACAGCGTTTGCTGAGTCTCGGCCTGATGGACAGTTTTCGCCTCTTCGCGCAAGCCGACAAGAGTTTCTCCTGGTGGGACTACAGGATGCTCGCTTTTCAGAAAAACCGGGGGCTGCGGATCGACCACATCCTGTTGTCCAGACCCCTCGCCGATCGCTGCAGGGGCGCCGCAATCAACCGGGAAGTACGAAAACTCGAACGGCCGTCGGATCACGCACCGGTCACTGCTGTATTGGCTGACTGATGCCCACGATTCCGGAAAAGCTGCCGCACGCACCACTGGCGCTCTATCCAGCGCTGCGCTCCATTCCGAGCGAGCGGTTGGCTGTAGTATGCCAGTGCATGGTCATCCCGTCGGCTGGTGCGCAGGTATTCAAGGAAAGTCGGAACTGCCTGTGATTTCCACTGCTTCTCGCCGGCACCATCCGGGTGGCGAAGCGCACGGCCAGCAGACGGGAGATAGTCCTTTTCAGAGTCGAACCGGGTGGCTCATGCCTCAACGGTCGAGGTCAGGTCGGCAGCTTTACTGTAGCACGCCGTCTTGAGGCTGTTGGCTAGGCGGATGTAGTCGTCAACCGATAGATCCTCGGCCCGACAGGCGGGTGAAATTCCAAGCACTGCCAGCAGTGAATCGTCGACCAGGCCCCTGAGACTGTTGCGCAACATCTTGCGTCGCTGTGCGAAGGCCGTCGACACCAGCCTGGCGAACAGGGGGGCGTCGATCGCCGACAATGCTGCTGCTGGGCGCGGAATCAGACGCACGATCGCCGAGTGTACCTTTGGCACGGGATCGAACGCCTCCGGTGGGACGTCAAGCAGCCTGTGCATCACGAATCGGTATTGCAGCATCACCGACAAGCGTCCGAATTCGCCACTGCCGGGTACCGCGACCATGCGCTCGACGACTTCCTTCTGCAGCATGAAGTGCATATCGCGCACGCAGTTGCCAAAGCCGGCAAGGTGAAAAAGGAGCGGAGTCGAGATGTTGTAAGGAAGATTTCCAACGACGCGCAGGCCGGTGCCTGCAGCGTCGGCTAACTCACCGAAGGCGAATGCCAGCGCATCGCCCGCATGCACCGTCAGTTTCTCGGACGTATACGCTTGCAGCAGCCAGATGATGATATCGCGATCGATCTCGACCACATGTAGATGGTCGAGCCGTCTCAAGAGCGGGCCTGTCAAGGCGCCCAGGCCGGGACCAATCTCAACGAGCAGATCGTCTCGCTGTACCGCCAGCAGATCGACGAAGTCCGTTATGATCTGCTGATCAACCAGAAAATTCTGGCCAAAGCGCTTGCGCGCGATAGGCGGCCTCATTCGATCAGCCTTTGCGGTTGGCTCTCTTGACCATCTCGATCGTATGCTCGATGGCTACCAACAGGCTCCCGGGATCCGCTTGCCCGCTGCCAGCGAGTTCGAGCGCAGTCCCATGATCAACCGACGTGCGGATGATCGGCAGTCCCAGAGTGACGTTGATCCCGTGACCAAAACTCGCATACTTGAGCGCCGTCAGTCCTTGGTCGTGATACATTGCCAGAACGCAGTCACCGCGTGCCAGCACCGGCGGCGAGAACATCGTATCGGCCGGCAGTGGCCCAAGCAGAGTCATGTCTTCTTCGGCCCTCAGCCTGTCAAGCACCGGGATGATCACGTCGATCTCTTCGCGGCCCAAGTAGCCTCCTTCACCAGCATGCGGATTGAGGCCGGCAACCAGGATGCGTGGCCTAGCAATGCCATATTTGCTCCCCATCTCGCGATGCAGAATGCGCAGCGTTTCGGCAATCGCGACTTCGGTCACGGCAGCCGGCACATCCTTGAGGGGCAGATGCGTCGTCACCAAGGCGACACGCAGACCTCCTCCGGCCAACATCATCACCACCCGAGGTGTTCCCGTTCGCTCGGCCAGGTATTCGGTATGGCCGGTGAAGTGAATTCCGGCGTCGTTGATCACCCCCTTATGCACCGGTGCGGTAACCATCGCAGAAAATTCTCCGGACAGGCATCCGGCAAGTGCGCGATCGAGCAGCGCTAGCACGTACGGAGAATTGGCTGGAGCCAGCCGACCTGGATGGGCATCGATCGCCAAGGGCAGGTGAAGAATCTCCAGTGTACCTGCTTGCGGCGGCAGCGAAGGATCCCAATCGCGCAAGTCGCCGGGCAGATTCAGCAGCTCCGCCCTCGCAGCAAGCAGCGAACGATCTGCGAGAATGACGATGCGTGCAGGAAACGGTCGTTCACGCGCGCGCTCAAGCAGGCGCAAGCAGATCTCCGGGCCGACGCCGGCCGGTTCGCCAGCCGTGACGGCCAGTACGGGCAAAGACGCCATGCGCTCAGCCTTCATCAAGCCGAATCTCCACATATGCCCGGTCGCGAGCCTGCCGCAGCCAGTCCTGGTAGGCTTCGTCAAGCTTGCGTTCGCGGAGCGTCTGGCGCGCCGCAGCGCGTCGCCGCTCACTCGAAACGTCCTGGATACGGCGATCGAGAACTTCGATCAGGTGAAAACCGAACGGTGACTGGACCGGTTGGCTGAGCTCGCCCGGTGCGAGAAGATTCATCGCCCGTTCGAACTCCGGAACGGTATCGCCGGGATAGATCCAGCCAAGATCGCCACCTTTGGAGGCCGAACCGTCCTGCGAGAAAAGCCTGGCCAACTCGGCAAAGCTTGCACCATGTTTGATCCGTGCATGCAAACTCTCCAGCTTATGCCGTGCCTCTGACTCCGACACGACTTCATTGACCTTGATCAGGATATGCCGCGCGTGTGTCTGCTCGACAGCCTGTGCTGCAATGCCTCCGCGTTTGGCCAAGAGCTTGATCAGATGGAAGCCGTTCGAACTGCGCAGCACCGGCGACACCTCACCGACTTTGAGCTTGAGAATTGCCTCGGCAAACATCGTGGGCAGGCGATCGAGTGAACGCCAACCGAGATTGCCTCCCTTCATGCCGTCCGGAGCATCCGAATAGGCGGCTGCAAGCTGCGCAAAATCCTCGCCCTTGCTTGAACGTTCCAGCATCTGCTCGGCTTTGGCCCGCAGCTTCTGAATCTGCTCAGGGCTCGCCGACTCAGGCGCTCGCAGCAGGATATGCGCCAACTGGTACT contains:
- a CDS encoding amino acid ABC transporter permease, coding for MGYNWNWGIFLQPTATGDDTYLGWMFYGFKMTIALSLSAWLIALALGAVVGVLRTVPNKWLSGLATAYVEIFRNIPLLVQLFLWYFVMPELLPEALGNAFKQTNPIMQQFLASMVCLALFTSARVAEQVRSGINSLPPGQKNAGLAMGFTLPQTYRYVMLPMAVRLIVPPLTSEFLNIFKNSAVCSTIGLLELAAQGRQLVDYTAQPYESFIAVTIAYLLINVVVMFGMRWVEEHVRVPGYLGGK
- the gltK gene encoding glutamate/aspartate ABC transporter permease GltK, whose product is MHEFDWSSIPNALPFLWEGMKISLKITVSAVIFGIVWGTLLALMRLSPVKPLSWFAAGYVNLFRAIPLVMVLLWFFLIVPHLLESLFGFPRGSDMRLSSAIAGFALFEAAYYSEIIRAGIQSVPKGQMGAASALGMTYGQAMRLVVLPQAFRNMVPLLLTQGIILFQDTSLVYVSALADFFGAAYKVGDRDGRLVELLLFAGAVYFVICFTASRIVRYYQNKLKTA
- a CDS encoding amino acid ABC transporter ATP-binding protein; this encodes MITMNKVSKHYGSFHVLSDCTTQVHKGEVIVVCGPSGSGKSTLIKCVNGLEPFQSGEIIVNGVSVGDPKTNLAKLRSTVGMVFQNFELFPHMSIIDNLAIAQTKVLGRTQELAREKGFKLLDRVGLRAQAEKYPGQLSGGQQQRVAIARALAMDPICMLFDEPTSALDPEMVNEVLDVMTELAQEGMTMMCVTHEMGFAKRVANRVIFMDQGRIVEDDSKEAFFEHARSERAQQFLAKILHH
- a CDS encoding NAD-glutamate dehydrogenase, with the protein product MISESTHNLRRNLREIAEQQHLSARIGEFLDGYFVDVELGSATDASPEELLGAAVQHFRLGEVRAPKQATAALYTPDFDRHGWHSPHTVIDVVTDDMPFLVDSITMLVYHHGLVIHRLLHPLLGAERDVDGRLQATRPRGAAGSRPESWIHLEIDRIGEAGLIDTLHQEILGVLADVRAAVEDGPKMHERMREAHTEMTAVTLAEADEAAAYLAWIAANNFVFLGYADYQVAVGDSKLARVAGSGLGILRSADHPRFGHCLAGIPGAVAELARDPLPVILVKADARSTVHRSAYLDFIAAKRYDADGNIVGLRAFVGLYTAHVYHVAATDAPLLRRKIAAVREDLGFLPRSHRDKTLLNVLETYPRDELIEIAHQDLVRIASGIVSLHEREQVRIFLRDDAWGRYVSAIVYMPRDRFDTTIRERISALLHESLAAERVDYFVMLGESRLARLHFIARTPVGTNYRYDADAIERQVARIVRGWAEELKQNLVGHYGEERGNSLLRRYSLELPLSYQERVTPASAVSDLERLEAAEQSGRVEVKLSAAQGDDGSHQHLKLFRRGRPRPLSAILPVLENMGLTVLSEQPFSLPRSDLHIADFAVRLPQAAALDDETTRRSFIDLLENLFRDQAENDGFNRLVLLAGLDGRQISILRAYSRYLRQAGLPFSQTYVQRCLATHFRITRALVDLFEALFSPAADEARARAFSDEVSTALLQVSNPDDDRILSALQTVIEATLRTNAYQSGHDGQPKSYLSFKFSSRDIPFLPAPAPLYEIFVYNERVEGVHLRGARVARGGLRWSDRMEDFRTEVLGLVKAQMVKNAVIVPLGSKGGFVCKRLPAAGEREALQAEGIACYSTFIRGLLDLTDNLVDGQVVPPNGVRRRDGDDPYLVVAADKGTATFSDIANSIAIEYGFWLGDAFASGGSVGYDHKKMAITARGAWEAIKRHFREIGLDTQTQPFTVVGIGDMSGDVFGNGMLLSSEIRLLAAFDHRHIFLDPNPDPARSFAERQRLFALPRSSWADYDPALISEGGGVWSRTAKSIPLSPELRAWLGSTASQMTPPELIKALLQAPVDLLYNGGIGTYVKASSQSHQEANDRGNDILRVDASQLKARVIGEGGNLGLTQKGRIEFALNGGRIFTDAIDNSAGVDCSDHEVNIKILLAGLIRRGDMTGKQRDALLASMTDAVASLVLADNYQQTQAIALEAAAGASLIEVHGRLIRHLEARGSLHRGIEFLPDDKGLAERAQQKRGLTAPEIAVLLAYAKIALKEILLASSLPDSEDMHQLLVAYFPAPLLVRCRELLPAHPLRRDIIATQLVNRLVNRMGTTFVLQLGDETGASAAQVAGAWYAASSVLDAETLWQEIESLDLIIDATRQLALMTGLRAMLAAATQLVLTQHLRGTRIAQLMTEYGSAVVATIDRIRQGRNGAVAITALIDERATIVAAFERVNLTRACGYPLDDVTEALAVLEGQIDLDWLAAAVSHLPAGNRWQARARAQLGGELASLRQHLLRQFLGGSLPATTEASSVLNELKGNEPQDLAMLSAGLAEIRRLLVV
- the xth gene encoding exodeoxyribonuclease III — encoded protein: MKIASWNVNSLKVRLPQLLAWLADQQPDVVCLQETKLQDQDFPSQEIAALGYQAVFSGQKTYNGVALLTRETPTDIVVGNPLYPDEQKRLLALTVSGISVVCAYVPNGQAVGSDKYAYKLEWLDALAKWISEKLDTNPQLILAGDFNIAPDDRDVYDPVAWAGQILCSEPERAALQRLLSLGLMDSFRLFAQADKSFSWWDYRMLAFQKNRGLRIDHILLSRPLADRCRGAAINREVRKLERPSDHAPVTAVLAD
- the rsmA gene encoding 16S rRNA (adenine(1518)-N(6)/adenine(1519)-N(6))-dimethyltransferase RsmA is translated as MRPPIARKRFGQNFLVDQQIITDFVDLLAVQRDDLLVEIGPGLGALTGPLLRRLDHLHVVEIDRDIIIWLLQAYTSEKLTVHAGDALAFAFGELADAAGTGLRVVGNLPYNISTPLLFHLAGFGNCVRDMHFMLQKEVVERMVAVPGSGEFGRLSVMLQYRFVMHRLLDVPPEAFDPVPKVHSAIVRLIPRPAAALSAIDAPLFARLVSTAFAQRRKMLRNSLRGLVDDSLLAVLGISPACRAEDLSVDDYIRLANSLKTACYSKAADLTSTVEA
- the pdxA gene encoding 4-hydroxythreonine-4-phosphate dehydrogenase PdxA; amino-acid sequence: MASLPVLAVTAGEPAGVGPEICLRLLERARERPFPARIVILADRSLLAARAELLNLPGDLRDWDPSLPPQAGTLEILHLPLAIDAHPGRLAPANSPYVLALLDRALAGCLSGEFSAMVTAPVHKGVINDAGIHFTGHTEYLAERTGTPRVVMMLAGGGLRVALVTTHLPLKDVPAAVTEVAIAETLRILHREMGSKYGIARPRILVAGLNPHAGEGGYLGREEIDVIIPVLDRLRAEEDMTLLGPLPADTMFSPPVLARGDCVLAMYHDQGLTALKYASFGHGINVTLGLPIIRTSVDHGTALELAGSGQADPGSLLVAIEHTIEMVKRANRKG
- a CDS encoding peptidylprolyl isomerase — translated: MMKFLFRGMLLAACLVGLATAQPRPARQPAAIDRIVAVVNDEVITQHELRARLDSALGQLQRQGMSSPPRNVLEKQVLERLVMDKVQLQQARDMGLRIDDAQLEQALQRIAAGNNLSLAQFRAVLEKDGIAFASFREEIRAEITIARLREREVESKIFISDGEVDNYLASASVQGGTEEEYQLAHILLRAPESASPEQIQKLRAKAEQMLERSSKGEDFAQLAAAYSDAPDGMKGGNLGWRSLDRLPTMFAEAILKLKVGEVSPVLRSSNGFHLIKLLAKRGGIAAQAVEQTHARHILIKVNEVVSESEARHKLESLHARIKHGASFAELARLFSQDGSASKGGDLGWIYPGDTVPEFERAMNLLAPGELSQPVQSPFGFHLIEVLDRRIQDVSSERRRAAARQTLRERKLDEAYQDWLRQARDRAYVEIRLDEG